In Campylobacter mucosalis, a single window of DNA contains:
- a CDS encoding MmcQ/YjbR family DNA-binding protein yields MILEDILAHILTKYKVAPENIFVKHPGVSVFRHKISKKWFALLLSVKVEKIKYDDVDFDGTITLLNLKLPPGLIVLLTDNKTFLPAYHMNKRHWISINLDSPQINKGLVYDLIKQSFDLSLKEQEI; encoded by the coding sequence GTGATATTAGAGGATATTTTAGCTCATATTTTAACAAAATATAAAGTTGCACCTGAAAATATCTTTGTAAAACATCCTGGCGTTTCGGTTTTTCGCCACAAGATCAGCAAAAAATGGTTTGCACTTTTACTTAGCGTGAAGGTTGAGAAGATAAAGTATGATGATGTTGATTTTGACGGCACTATTACGCTTTTAAATTTAAAACTTCCGCCAGGGCTTATCGTGCTTTTAACGGATAATAAGACCTTCTTGCCAGCCTATCATATGAACAAACGACACTGGATAAGCATAAATTTAGACAGCCCTCAGATAAATAAAGGGCTTGTTTATGATCTTATAAAGCAGAGTTTTGACCTATCCTTAAAAGAGCAAGAGATATGA
- the pyrF gene encoding orotidine-5'-phosphate decarboxylase: MKLCVALDMASRDENLALAKSLLGLDLWLKVGLRAYLRDGAEFVNELKNLGFKIFLDLKIYDIPNTTADAAQVIANLNVDMINIHASAGVRAMSEVMARLNALPRRPLVLGVSALTSFSDDEFRAVYNDSIKNAVRKFSLSAYSAGLDGMVCSVFESKMIKDATSAKFITLTPGIRPFGESTDDQERVADLNTAKENLSDFIVVGRPIYKAQNPRLVAEKILASI; this comes from the coding sequence ATGAAACTTTGCGTCGCCCTTGATATGGCTAGTCGTGATGAAAATTTAGCCCTTGCTAAAAGCCTTCTTGGGCTTGATTTGTGGCTAAAAGTGGGGCTTAGGGCGTATTTACGCGATGGGGCGGAGTTTGTTAATGAGCTTAAAAATTTGGGTTTTAAAATTTTTCTTGATCTTAAAATTTACGACATACCAAACACTACAGCCGACGCTGCCCAGGTTATTGCAAATTTAAACGTTGATATGATAAATATTCACGCAAGTGCTGGTGTGCGTGCGATGAGCGAGGTGATGGCACGTCTAAATGCCCTGCCACGTCGCCCACTCGTGCTTGGCGTATCGGCACTGACTAGTTTTAGCGATGATGAGTTTAGAGCGGTTTATAACGATAGCATTAAAAATGCGGTGCGAAAATTTAGCCTTAGTGCTTATAGTGCCGGGCTTGATGGTATGGTTTGTTCAGTCTTTGAAAGCAAGATGATAAAGGACGCCACAAGTGCAAAATTTATAACCCTAACGCCCGGAATTCGTCCATTTGGCGAAAGCACGGACGATCAAGAAAGAGTAGCTGATTTAAACACAGCAAAAGAAAATTTAAGCGATTTTATCGTGGTTGGACGTCCAATTTATAAAGCCCAAAACCCACGCCTTGTGGCAGAGAAAATTTTAGCTTCTATATAA
- a CDS encoding tetrahydrodipicolinate N-succinyltransferase N-terminal domain-containing protein, protein MSNLVDNFTKIAQSVRDEAGYKDPIAFAIGRVERGVVDKSAILSVNYAVVNFKESYLSAAVIIKALRERGVSVDFSGSEFVADFSKDVALKAWDLFKVFESEIEKHQNVKLVRAVLNELENAQNESKFRVAFLFSDEKPKSVEAVYLKLYLLSQNKAELRSLCLDGAFGVLKNVAWDINGKPIELEYLRQNEIELKMRGEYPAILSVDKFPRFLSHVIPADNTRILETSKVRMGASLSAGTTIMPGAAYVNFNAGTTGSVMVEGRVSSSVVVGEGSDVGGGASILGVLSGTNGNPVGIGKNCLLGANSVTGIPLGDKCIVDAGIAILEGTKVFISEKDRKALSEINPKFSFDRELYKGLELANLNGLHFRQNSQTGQIIASVSKRAIKLNEALH, encoded by the coding sequence ATGAGTAATTTAGTAGATAATTTTACAAAAATCGCTCAAAGCGTAAGAGATGAGGCTGGATATAAAGACCCTATCGCTTTTGCTATTGGCAGAGTAGAGCGTGGCGTGGTAGATAAAAGTGCGATTTTATCGGTAAATTATGCGGTTGTAAATTTCAAAGAGAGCTATTTAAGCGCGGCTGTTATCATTAAGGCGTTAAGAGAGCGCGGTGTGAGCGTGGATTTTAGCGGTAGCGAATTTGTAGCTGATTTTAGTAAAGATGTGGCGCTTAAAGCGTGGGATTTGTTTAAAGTTTTTGAGAGTGAGATAGAAAAACACCAAAATGTAAAGCTAGTTAGAGCGGTTTTAAATGAGCTTGAAAATGCACAAAATGAGAGCAAATTCAGGGTAGCATTTTTATTTAGCGATGAGAAGCCAAAGAGTGTTGAGGCGGTCTATCTAAAACTCTATCTTTTAAGCCAAAACAAGGCAGAACTTCGCTCACTTTGCCTTGACGGGGCGTTTGGGGTGCTAAAAAACGTAGCTTGGGATATAAATGGCAAACCAATTGAGCTTGAATACTTACGCCAAAATGAGATAGAGCTAAAAATGAGAGGCGAGTATCCAGCGATTTTAAGTGTAGATAAATTCCCACGCTTTTTAAGCCACGTAATACCAGCTGATAATACGAGAATTCTTGAAACATCAAAAGTAAGAATGGGTGCAAGCCTAAGTGCTGGCACAACCATAATGCCGGGCGCTGCTTATGTGAATTTTAACGCTGGCACGACCGGTAGCGTAATGGTAGAGGGCAGGGTAAGTAGCTCTGTTGTCGTGGGCGAGGGCTCAGATGTGGGCGGCGGTGCGTCAATTTTAGGCGTATTAAGCGGGACAAATGGCAATCCAGTTGGTATCGGTAAAAACTGCTTACTTGGTGCAAACTCAGTTACTGGCATACCGCTTGGCGATAAGTGTATTGTTGATGCTGGTATTGCGATTTTAGAGGGCACAAAGGTATTTATAAGCGAGAAAGATAGAAAGGCTTTAAGCGAGATAAATCCTAAATTTAGCTTTGATAGAGAGCTTTATAAAGGACTAGAACTTGCAAATTTAAATGGACTTCATTTTAGACAAAATAGCCAAACAGGGCAAATCATCGCAAGTGTTTCAAAACGTGCTATAAAGCTAAACGAGGCACTTCACTAA
- a CDS encoding TonB-dependent hemoglobin/transferrin/lactoferrin family receptor, producing MRYCSGILLIIATNLLFATEEVSLDEISVTANNISSKKSQLNKSDIKRGQIYNERDLVRNETGITVTEGGRSGNNGYAIRGVDSDRVSVKVDGMEAVESFMPKFYYDKGLMNGNRNSTEIENLGSIEFSKGANSLTKGSGAIGGSVSMRTKNVDDFVRDGEAFGVYSKTAYASKNSEFKQVMGGGVKHNGIEALFQYTYKKGKETKNSYSGKVDDVPFCGTSTSGPINHKYPHLCGYGRILPDPVDFTTHSRLAKFGYRFADSHFFNTFYEDLKQDYFTEQKSNAVASTNRRTFKEKIPYKRYGFYYEYMSSQDSLVNYLKASFSKQRVNQKSTSNQYMSYPYNIANKLDLYRSYDFYQDRNQFDVNGIFSEFNTANISHIPSFGMGYHNGIFKNINRQTRYNHYHTPAKVTTNIFTYQQPVKSELLYVYLNDDIILSDKLSMNFGARFDKYHYKPQEAQLPYENSKKHKPENIDDTKFKALTYQFGIDYEVMPQTTLSYSYSTGFKAPKVEEMYFEMRDAGTAVYSRNLDLKPERAQNHELSILKDGESYAVTASVFYTRYKDFIDTSYDATIGSYNSWNGKTFYFLKDLTYRQINIDRAYIKGIEINSRFNGDLINLPREYYTTLKATYQKGSKNNGTSLLAVQPFTAIFGLGYSGEKLDVLLTSKYVARKKPKDAMYMIVPNQSLVSSSLNRDTGEMTPFNPEEYPHLSKSYVIFDLTAGYKISKNFSINFGVFNLFNKKYSTWENLRQIEYNGNQGSVGDKAEGSKRYTAPRRNFAISFEARY from the coding sequence ATGCGATATTGCAGTGGTATACTACTAATAATTGCGACTAATTTACTTTTTGCAACCGAGGAAGTCAGTCTTGATGAGATTAGTGTCACGGCTAATAATATATCATCTAAAAAATCTCAGCTAAATAAGAGTGATATTAAAAGGGGGCAGATTTATAACGAAAGGGATTTGGTTAGAAATGAAACTGGCATAACAGTTACTGAGGGTGGTAGAAGCGGAAATAATGGCTATGCTATACGTGGAGTTGATAGTGATAGGGTTTCGGTTAAAGTAGATGGAATGGAGGCTGTTGAAAGCTTTATGCCTAAATTTTACTACGATAAGGGTCTTATGAATGGCAATAGAAACAGCACCGAGATTGAAAATTTAGGAAGCATTGAATTTAGCAAGGGTGCAAACTCTCTTACAAAGGGTAGTGGTGCTATAGGTGGGAGTGTATCTATGCGGACAAAAAATGTAGATGACTTTGTGCGTGATGGAGAAGCATTTGGAGTATACAGTAAAACTGCCTATGCTTCAAAAAATAGTGAGTTTAAGCAAGTTATGGGGGGGGGTGTGAAGCATAATGGCATTGAAGCACTCTTTCAATACACATACAAAAAGGGAAAGGAGACTAAGAATTCTTATAGTGGAAAGGTTGATGATGTCCCATTTTGTGGCACTAGTACAAGTGGCCCCATAAATCACAAATACCCACATCTATGTGGCTATGGTAGAATTTTACCAGACCCGGTGGATTTTACGACACATTCAAGACTCGCAAAATTTGGTTACAGGTTTGCTGATAGCCATTTTTTTAACACCTTTTATGAGGATTTAAAACAGGACTATTTTACAGAACAAAAGAGTAATGCCGTAGCAAGTACAAATAGAAGAACTTTTAAAGAAAAGATACCATATAAGCGATATGGCTTTTACTATGAGTATATGTCAAGCCAAGACAGTTTGGTAAACTATTTAAAAGCTAGTTTTTCAAAACAAAGAGTTAATCAAAAATCTACAAGCAATCAGTATATGAGTTATCCATACAATATAGCAAATAAACTTGATTTGTATAGATCTTATGATTTTTATCAAGATAGAAATCAATTTGATGTGAATGGAATTTTTAGTGAATTTAACACAGCAAATATATCTCATATACCTAGCTTTGGCATGGGTTATCATAATGGCATCTTTAAAAATATTAACAGACAAACAAGATATAACCATTACCATACACCAGCAAAAGTAACAACTAATATTTTTACATACCAACAGCCAGTTAAAAGCGAGCTTTTGTATGTATATTTAAATGATGACATTATATTAAGCGATAAATTAAGCATGAATTTTGGTGCTAGATTTGATAAATATCATTATAAACCACAAGAGGCACAATTGCCTTATGAAAATAGCAAAAAACATAAGCCTGAAAACATAGATGATACAAAATTTAAAGCCCTAACATATCAATTTGGCATTGATTATGAAGTTATGCCACAAACAACACTATCTTATAGTTATAGCACTGGATTTAAAGCACCAAAAGTTGAAGAGATGTATTTTGAGATGCGAGACGCTGGAACTGCCGTATATAGTAGAAATTTGGATTTAAAGCCAGAAAGAGCGCAAAATCATGAACTTAGTATACTAAAAGATGGTGAAAGCTACGCTGTAACAGCCAGTGTTTTTTATACAAGATATAAAGATTTTATAGATACCTCTTATGATGCTACGATAGGTTCATATAATAGTTGGAATGGAAAAACGTTTTATTTTTTAAAAGATTTGACATATAGGCAAATAAATATAGATAGAGCTTATATTAAAGGTATAGAAATAAACTCGCGATTTAATGGCGATCTTATTAATTTGCCTAGAGAATACTATACTACACTTAAAGCAACTTATCAAAAGGGTAGCAAAAACAATGGAACATCTTTACTAGCGGTTCAGCCATTTACTGCGATATTTGGACTTGGATATAGCGGTGAAAAACTTGATGTGTTATTAACTAGTAAATATGTAGCTAGAAAAAAGCCAAAAGATGCCATGTACATGATTGTACCAAATCAGTCATTGGTGAGCAGTTCTTTAAACAGAGATACGGGCGAAATGACACCATTTAACCCCGAGGAATATCCGCATCTAAGCAAGAGCTATGTTATTTTTGATCTAACTGCAGGCTATAAGATAAGTAAAAATTTCAGTATAAATTTTGGTGTGTTTAATCTATTTAACAAAAAATATTCAACTTGGGAAAATCTACGTCAAATAGAATACAACGGAAATCAGGGATCTGTCGGAGATAAAGCAGAGGGTTCAAAACGCTATACGGCACCACGTAGAAATTTTGCTATCTCTTTTGAGGCTAGATACTAA
- the nusB gene encoding transcription antitermination factor NusB — protein MATRHQARQAVVSLLYAHEMGSSSDEFIDEFLEEKKIRNERKTQASDTFRQILAKQNEIDEILKSHLKDGDISKVGVVERAILRLAIFEMSLGDTDRAVIINEAVELAKELTSDTSPRFINGVLGAIK, from the coding sequence ATGGCTACTCGTCATCAGGCTAGACAAGCGGTAGTTTCGCTACTTTACGCACACGAAATGGGCAGTAGTAGCGATGAGTTTATAGATGAGTTTTTAGAAGAAAAAAAGATACGAAACGAGCGAAAAACTCAGGCGAGTGATACGTTTAGGCAAATTTTAGCTAAGCAAAATGAGATTGATGAAATTTTAAAATCACACCTAAAAGACGGCGATATCAGCAAAGTCGGCGTGGTTGAGAGGGCGATTTTAAGACTTGCCATTTTTGAGATGAGCCTTGGCGATACGGACAGAGCTGTTATCATCAATGAAGCGGTTGAACTTGCAAAAGAGCTTACAAGTGATACCAGTCCACGATTTATAAATGGCGTTTTGGGTGCGATAAAATGA
- the efp gene encoding elongation factor P produces the protein MASYSMGDLKKGLKIEIDGIPYKIVEYQHVKPGKGAAFVRAKIKSFIDGKVLEKTFHAGDKCEQPNLEEKQMQYLYDDGEYCQFMDTVTYEQVAIEDEDVGDAKKWMIDGMMVDILFHNGKAIGVEVPQVVELKIVETPPNFKGDTQGGKKPATLETGAVVQIPFHVLEGEVIRVDTVRGEYIERANKA, from the coding sequence ATGGCTTCATATTCAATGGGCGATTTAAAAAAGGGTCTAAAAATCGAAATAGACGGCATACCATACAAAATAGTTGAGTATCAGCACGTAAAACCTGGCAAGGGTGCAGCATTTGTTCGTGCAAAAATAAAGTCGTTTATCGACGGCAAAGTTCTTGAAAAGACTTTCCACGCAGGAGATAAGTGTGAACAGCCAAATTTAGAAGAGAAGCAGATGCAATATCTTTATGATGATGGCGAATACTGTCAGTTTATGGATACAGTAACTTACGAGCAGGTGGCTATTGAAGACGAAGATGTCGGCGACGCTAAAAAGTGGATGATAGACGGAATGATGGTTGATATTTTGTTTCACAACGGCAAGGCTATCGGCGTTGAGGTGCCACAAGTTGTAGAGCTTAAAATCGTAGAAACTCCGCCAAATTTCAAAGGCGACACACAAGGCGGTAAAAAACCAGCTACCCTTGAAACTGGTGCGGTTGTTCAGATACCATTTCACGTGCTAGAGGGCGAGGTTATACGCGTTGATACCGTTAGGGGCGAGTATATAGAAAGAGCAAATAAAGCTTAA
- the ribH gene encoding 6,7-dimethyl-8-ribityllumazine synthase has product MKIIEGKLRLNGDERVAIINARFNHIITDRLVEGARDAFLRHGGDEANLSLILVPGAFEIPMALQKVLESGKFDAVCCVGAVIRGSTPHFDYVSAETTKGIANITLKYGLPVTFGVLTVDNIEQAIERAGSKAGNKGFEAMTGVIEMLSLYKSLKA; this is encoded by the coding sequence ATGAAAATAATTGAAGGCAAACTACGCTTAAATGGAGATGAGAGAGTTGCGATAATAAACGCAAGGTTTAATCACATCATAACCGACCGCTTGGTTGAAGGTGCGCGTGATGCGTTTTTACGCCACGGCGGAGATGAGGCGAATTTAAGTCTGATTTTAGTGCCAGGTGCGTTTGAAATTCCTATGGCACTACAAAAGGTGCTTGAGAGCGGTAAATTTGACGCCGTGTGTTGCGTGGGAGCGGTTATTCGTGGCTCTACACCGCACTTTGACTACGTTTCAGCTGAAACCACAAAGGGCATTGCAAACATCACGCTAAAATACGGACTACCAGTAACTTTTGGCGTTTTAACGGTTGATAATATTGAACAAGCCATTGAAAGAGCTGGTTCAAAAGCCGGCAACAAGGGCTTTGAGGCGATGACTGGCGTTATTGAAATGCTTAGCCTTTATAAAAGCTTAAAGGCGTAA